AAACGGTATAGCGTTTTGTTCAGGACACCTCAACATAGCTGTCAAATGTCTCATACAAAACTACCTTGTTGAGTTTGGCCTTTTGATTCCTCATAACCGTAGGTCCCACTTCTCGCAACAGGAAGTTGGCCAGATTTTCTGCGGTGGGATTGCCAACAAGTGTAAATATTTTCTGTTTGGGCAACGCCGATAACAATTCTAAAACCGTCTTATCTTCTGCGTTGCAAATAAATGCGTGATCCCAGTTTCGCTCTATCCACTCA
The Deltaproteobacteria bacterium genome window above contains:
- a CDS encoding 6-carboxytetrahydropterin synthase; the encoded protein is MFTAVQRIDFVAGHRLMNHQGGCASVHGHNYTAYLHIAAPELDDQDMVVDFYDIKKDFLEWIERNWDHAFICNAEDKTVLELLSALPKQKIFTLVGNPTAENLANFLLREVGPTVMRNQKAKLNKVVLYETFDSYVEVS